The following coding sequences lie in one Saccharopolyspora hordei genomic window:
- a CDS encoding IclR family transcriptional regulator domain-containing protein — MSQSLERGLAVLTALAAGPRTLDQLAQRLGVHKSTVMRLLRTLEAGRFVRREDVHHYRLGSALFDLAHQALEDLDVRDVARAHLLELNGTSGHTVHLATLEDDHVVYIDKVDSKHPVRMYSRIGRRAPVHCTAVGKALVADWPPAQRERFAEQLSYPRLTANTLDSAERFLAELERVREQGYAVDRTEHEDFIHCVAAPVRNHRGETVAAVSLSVPKVLLDFDGLLGFVDDVLRAAGGISAELGWYPTDDKRKDT, encoded by the coding sequence GTGAGCCAGAGCTTGGAACGGGGATTGGCCGTGCTGACCGCGCTGGCCGCCGGTCCACGGACCCTCGACCAGCTCGCCCAGCGCCTCGGCGTGCACAAGTCCACCGTGATGCGCCTGCTGCGCACCCTGGAGGCCGGCCGCTTCGTCCGCCGCGAGGACGTGCACCACTACCGGCTCGGCAGCGCGCTGTTCGACCTGGCCCACCAGGCGCTGGAGGACCTCGACGTCCGCGACGTCGCCCGCGCGCACCTGCTGGAGCTCAACGGCACCAGCGGCCACACCGTGCACCTGGCGACGCTGGAGGACGACCACGTCGTCTACATCGACAAGGTCGACAGCAAGCACCCGGTGCGGATGTACTCGCGCATCGGCCGCCGCGCGCCCGTGCACTGCACCGCGGTCGGCAAGGCCCTGGTCGCGGACTGGCCCCCGGCGCAGCGCGAGCGGTTCGCCGAGCAGCTGAGCTACCCGAGGCTCACCGCGAACACCCTCGACTCCGCCGAGCGGTTCCTCGCCGAGCTGGAGCGGGTGCGCGAGCAGGGGTACGCGGTGGACCGCACCGAGCACGAGGACTTCATCCACTGCGTCGCCGCGCCGGTCCGCAACCACCGCGGCGAGACCGTGGCGGCCGTGTCGCTGTCGGTGCCGAAGGTGCTGCTGGACTTCGACGGGCTGCTCGGGTTCGTCGACGACGTGCTGCGCGCAGCCGGCGGGATCTCCGCCGAGCTGGGCTGGTACCCAACGGACGACAAGAGGAAGGACACCTGA
- a CDS encoding amino acid deaminase, producing the protein MPADAFGSTAGEFLATRPTVFGSGFVGPLLTLDNAALEHNLRTMAAWCAERGVQLAPHGKTTMAPQLFAKQLAHGSWGITAANTSQLRVYRAFGVQRVVFANELVDRNGLAWLAGELDRDPEFQFCCYVDSLRGVHLMAEALAAHGASRPVDVLVELGAPGARTGARTTAEAREIADAVLANPVLRLVGVAGYEGEVAHDVTDESLSAVDDYLRRVRALVAELADAGHFSGLDEVIVTAGGSAYFDQVAEAISGPWPAGLPVVPVLRSGGYLLHDDGFYRVRSPFSRPHRLAGEEPPFQPAMRVWAQVVSRPEPGLALLTMGRRDVSFDQGLPEPQVHRGADGAVRELPEGSCRVRALADQHAFLELTGAEPQVGDWVGFGLSHPCTVFDKWSLIPVVDGDEVVDLIRTFF; encoded by the coding sequence ATGCCCGCGGACGCCTTCGGCTCCACCGCGGGGGAGTTCCTGGCCACCCGCCCGACGGTGTTCGGGAGCGGCTTCGTCGGCCCGCTGCTGACGCTGGACAACGCCGCGCTGGAGCACAACCTGCGGACGATGGCGGCGTGGTGCGCCGAACGCGGTGTGCAGCTCGCCCCGCACGGCAAGACGACCATGGCTCCGCAGCTGTTCGCGAAGCAGCTCGCGCACGGCTCCTGGGGCATCACCGCCGCCAACACCAGCCAGCTGCGCGTGTACCGCGCCTTCGGCGTGCAGCGGGTCGTGTTCGCCAACGAGCTGGTGGACCGCAACGGCCTGGCCTGGCTGGCCGGCGAGCTCGACCGCGACCCCGAGTTCCAGTTCTGCTGCTACGTCGACTCGCTGCGCGGGGTGCACCTGATGGCCGAGGCGCTGGCCGCGCACGGCGCCTCCCGCCCGGTCGACGTGCTGGTCGAGCTGGGCGCTCCCGGCGCCCGCACCGGTGCGCGCACGACCGCGGAGGCGCGGGAGATCGCCGACGCGGTGCTGGCGAACCCGGTGCTGCGGCTGGTCGGCGTGGCCGGGTACGAGGGCGAGGTCGCGCACGACGTCACCGACGAGTCCCTGTCCGCTGTGGACGACTACCTGCGCCGGGTCCGCGCGCTCGTGGCCGAACTGGCCGACGCGGGCCACTTCAGCGGTCTTGACGAGGTCATCGTCACCGCGGGCGGCAGCGCCTACTTCGACCAGGTCGCCGAGGCGATCAGCGGCCCCTGGCCCGCCGGTCTGCCGGTGGTGCCGGTGCTGCGCAGCGGTGGGTACCTGCTGCACGACGACGGCTTCTACCGGGTCCGCTCCCCGTTCAGCCGGCCGCACCGGCTGGCCGGCGAGGAGCCGCCGTTCCAGCCCGCGATGCGGGTGTGGGCGCAGGTCGTGTCCCGTCCCGAACCCGGCCTGGCGCTGCTCACCATGGGCCGCCGCGACGTCTCCTTCGACCAGGGGCTGCCGGAACCGCAGGTGCACCGCGGCGCCGACGGCGCGGTCCGCGAGCTGCCGGAGGGCTCGTGCCGGGTGCGGGCGCTGGCCGACCAGCACGCCTTCCTGGAGCTGACCGGCGCCGAACCGCAGGTCGGTGACTGGGTCGGGTTCGGGCTCTCGCACCCCTGCACGGTGTTCGACAAGTGGTCGCTGATCCCGGTTGTGGACGGCGACGAGGTGGTCGACCTCATCCGCACGTTCTTCTGA
- a CDS encoding N-acyl-D-amino-acid deacylase family protein, whose protein sequence is MDAVVRGARVVDGDGGPSYRADVGIEGGVITEITAPGRLRGRRDLDADGLVLAPGFIDMHAHSDLQLLANPDHTAKVSQGVTLEVIGQDGLSYAPVDDETLATLRTQIAGWNDDPPGFDWNWRSVAEYLDRLDAGIATNAAYLVPQGTLRLLCVGYDDRDATDAELDRMREVLARSLDEGAFGMSSGLTYTPGMYADTDELVALCEVVAERGGYYSPHHRSYGASALAAYAEMIEVSRRSGCPLHLAHATMNFSVNRGRAADLLSMVDAALDEGCDITLDTYPYLPGSTSLHALLPSWAMAGGVEATLARLRDPQQRERIRVALEEEGSDGCHGVPVEWDTIEINGVRREDNGHLVGRTVAESARAAGKAPAEHYFDVLVSEELGSSCLMHVGHEENVRAIMRHRVHTAGSDGLLVGARPHPRAWGTFPRYLGHYVRELGVLGLEECVQHMTSRAADRLGLADRGRIRPGCAADLVLFDPDTVADTATFDDPRRQAVGIPHVLVNGVPVIEDGHRTDALPGRALRKPR, encoded by the coding sequence ATGGACGCAGTGGTCCGAGGGGCGCGGGTCGTCGACGGCGACGGTGGCCCGAGCTACCGCGCCGACGTCGGCATCGAAGGCGGCGTGATCACCGAGATCACCGCACCCGGCCGGTTGCGCGGCAGGCGCGACCTCGACGCCGACGGGCTGGTGCTCGCCCCGGGCTTCATCGACATGCACGCCCACTCGGACCTGCAGCTGCTGGCCAACCCCGACCACACCGCGAAGGTGTCGCAGGGCGTGACGCTGGAGGTCATCGGGCAGGACGGGCTGTCCTACGCCCCGGTCGACGACGAGACGCTGGCGACGCTGCGCACGCAGATCGCCGGGTGGAACGACGACCCGCCCGGCTTCGACTGGAACTGGCGCAGCGTCGCCGAGTACCTCGACCGGCTCGACGCCGGCATCGCCACCAACGCGGCGTACCTGGTGCCGCAGGGCACGCTCCGGCTGCTGTGCGTGGGCTACGACGACCGCGACGCCACCGACGCCGAGCTGGACCGGATGCGCGAGGTCCTGGCGCGCTCGCTGGACGAGGGCGCGTTCGGGATGTCCTCCGGCCTGACCTACACGCCCGGCATGTACGCCGACACCGACGAGCTCGTCGCGCTGTGCGAGGTGGTCGCGGAGCGCGGTGGCTACTACAGCCCGCACCACCGCAGCTACGGCGCGAGCGCGCTGGCCGCCTACGCGGAGATGATCGAGGTCAGCAGGCGCTCCGGGTGCCCGCTGCACCTGGCGCACGCCACGATGAACTTCAGCGTCAACCGCGGCAGGGCCGCCGACCTGCTGTCCATGGTGGACGCCGCGCTGGACGAGGGCTGCGACATCACGCTGGACACCTACCCCTACCTACCGGGCAGCACCTCGCTGCACGCGTTGCTGCCCAGCTGGGCGATGGCCGGTGGCGTCGAGGCCACCCTGGCGCGGCTGCGCGACCCGCAGCAGCGCGAACGGATCCGCGTCGCGCTGGAGGAAGAGGGCTCGGACGGCTGCCACGGGGTGCCGGTCGAGTGGGACACCATCGAGATCAACGGCGTCCGGCGCGAGGACAACGGCCACCTCGTCGGCCGCACCGTGGCCGAATCCGCCCGCGCCGCCGGGAAGGCGCCCGCCGAGCACTACTTCGACGTCCTGGTGTCCGAGGAGCTCGGCAGCTCGTGCCTGATGCACGTCGGGCACGAGGAGAACGTGCGGGCCATCATGCGGCACCGGGTGCACACCGCGGGCAGCGACGGGCTGCTGGTCGGCGCGCGCCCGCACCCGCGCGCGTGGGGCACCTTCCCCCGCTACCTCGGCCACTACGTGCGCGAGCTCGGCGTGCTGGGGCTGGAGGAGTGCGTGCAGCACATGACGTCCCGGGCCGCCGACCGGCTCGGGTTGGCCGACCGCGGCCGGATCCGCCCCGGGTGCGCCGCGGACCTGGTGCTGTTCGACCCGGACACGGTCGCCGACACCGCCACCTTCGACGACCCCCGCCGGCAGGCCGTGGGCATCCCGCACGTGCTGGTCAACGGGGTGCCGGTGATCGAGGACGGCCACCGCACCGACGCGCTGCCCGGCCGCGCCCTCCGCAAGCCGCGGTGA
- a CDS encoding gluconate:H+ symporter, whose amino-acid sequence MDTFLQWLQHDTSGLLVLCAAGIAVLLLMIIRFRVEPFIALIVTGLLIALAAGLSVEDIVGTAQSSSDSLLESGFASILGHITAIVGLGTILGAVLEASGGAQLLTRTLLGAFGERRAPLAMGLSGLVFGIPVFFDIGIFVLAPLVYVVARQGGKSILLYCLPLVAGLSMTHAFLPPHPGPVVAAGLLGVDLGWIILMGLACGLPAFVVSGLLFPLWIGKRIDLPVPEDVLAAADEVARRNEAEQRPEPGLGTVAFIIGLPMVLILGATFGSITLPEGSAALSVLTFLGNPTVALTIAVLLAFWLLGTRRGMTGREISELTGGSLRPLGMILLVVGAGGFFGKVLAETGVGEALAGSLQSTGLPLLVSAYVISSGLRIAQGSATVAIVTTGGIVAPLLHAGELSQAQLALVAVAIAAGSIIASHVNDGGFWIISRYFGIPVRDMLKSWTVLETVLSLVGFSMAVLLSAVLP is encoded by the coding sequence GTGGACACCTTCCTCCAGTGGCTCCAGCACGACACCTCCGGCCTGCTCGTGCTGTGCGCAGCCGGGATCGCCGTGCTGCTGCTCATGATCATCCGGTTCCGGGTGGAGCCGTTCATCGCGCTCATCGTCACCGGCCTGCTCATCGCGCTGGCCGCCGGGCTGTCCGTCGAGGACATCGTCGGGACCGCGCAGTCCAGCAGCGATTCGCTGCTGGAGAGCGGGTTCGCCAGCATCCTCGGGCACATCACCGCGATCGTCGGCCTCGGCACGATCCTGGGGGCGGTGCTGGAGGCCTCCGGCGGCGCGCAGCTGCTCACGCGCACGCTGCTGGGCGCGTTCGGCGAACGGCGCGCGCCGCTGGCGATGGGCCTGTCCGGGCTGGTCTTCGGCATCCCGGTGTTCTTCGACATCGGCATCTTCGTGCTGGCGCCGCTGGTGTACGTGGTGGCGCGGCAGGGCGGCAAGTCGATCCTGCTGTACTGCCTGCCGCTGGTGGCCGGGCTGTCCATGACGCACGCGTTCCTGCCGCCGCACCCCGGTCCGGTGGTGGCGGCCGGACTGCTCGGCGTGGACCTCGGCTGGATCATCCTGATGGGCCTGGCCTGCGGGCTCCCGGCGTTCGTGGTGAGCGGTCTGCTCTTCCCGCTGTGGATCGGCAAGCGCATCGACCTGCCGGTGCCGGAGGACGTGCTCGCCGCCGCCGACGAGGTGGCGCGCCGGAACGAGGCCGAGCAGCGCCCCGAACCGGGGCTGGGTACCGTCGCGTTCATCATCGGCCTGCCGATGGTGCTGATCCTCGGCGCCACCTTCGGCAGCATCACGCTGCCGGAGGGCAGCGCGGCGCTGTCGGTGCTGACCTTCCTCGGCAACCCGACGGTGGCGCTGACCATCGCGGTGCTGCTGGCGTTCTGGCTGCTGGGCACGCGACGCGGCATGACCGGCCGGGAGATCTCCGAGCTGACCGGGGGCTCGCTGCGCCCGCTGGGCATGATCCTGCTGGTGGTCGGCGCGGGCGGGTTCTTCGGCAAGGTGCTCGCCGAGACCGGCGTCGGCGAGGCCCTGGCCGGGTCGCTGCAGTCCACCGGACTGCCGCTGCTGGTGTCGGCGTACGTGATCAGCTCCGGGCTGCGCATCGCGCAGGGGTCGGCGACGGTGGCGATCGTGACCACCGGCGGCATCGTCGCGCCGCTGCTGCACGCCGGCGAGCTGTCGCAGGCGCAGCTGGCGCTGGTCGCGGTGGCGATCGCGGCGGGCTCGATCATCGCCTCGCACGTCAACGACGGCGGTTTCTGGATCATCAGCCGCTACTTCGGCATCCCGGTCAGGGACATGCTGAAGTCGTGGACCGTGCTGGAGACCGTCCTGTCGCTGGTCGGGTTCAGCATGGCGGTCCTGCTGTCCGCGGTGCTCCCCTAG
- a CDS encoding beta-propeller fold lactonase family protein, producing MRDNAMPRRRFLTAAGAMGLAGAAGVLAGTSTAGATTSSAPRPAPAPHRAAGLVALIGSYTSASPAGRGLEVAVRTETGALEPSGVVEGVPDASFVAWSPDHRHLYVTNETAEGSITAVDLSGDGPVVLGSRPSGGAGPTHVSVHPDGEYLLTANYTDGTVAVHRRNPDGTIGENTAVVQHPGAEPHAHQVLVDPSGLWVVAVDLGADAVFVHALDTTAGTLTQHQHLELPAGTGPRHLAFHGDRAYLLAELKSEITVLAWDPDTGQFTPGQVIGTREPGADGENFPAEVAVSRDAQYVYASNRGDNTIATFAVTDDGLEFRGTTPTGGDWPRHFALDPEETSVYVANQRSGAITRLARDPGSGALSPTEDVYECPSVAVITFHG from the coding sequence GTGCGGGACAACGCAATGCCGCGTCGCCGGTTCCTCACCGCCGCCGGCGCGATGGGCCTCGCCGGAGCGGCCGGGGTGCTCGCCGGCACCAGCACCGCAGGCGCGACGACCTCGTCCGCGCCCCGGCCCGCCCCGGCACCGCACCGCGCAGCCGGGCTGGTGGCGCTGATCGGCAGCTACACCTCGGCGAGCCCGGCCGGTCGGGGCCTGGAGGTGGCCGTCCGCACCGAGACGGGCGCGCTCGAACCGTCCGGCGTCGTGGAGGGCGTGCCCGACGCCTCGTTCGTCGCCTGGTCCCCGGACCACCGCCACCTCTACGTCACCAACGAGACGGCGGAGGGCAGCATCACCGCCGTGGACCTGTCCGGGGACGGCCCGGTGGTGCTGGGCAGCCGGCCGAGCGGCGGTGCGGGCCCGACGCACGTCAGCGTGCACCCCGACGGCGAGTACCTCCTCACCGCCAACTACACCGACGGCACGGTCGCGGTGCACCGCCGCAACCCCGACGGCACCATCGGCGAGAACACCGCCGTGGTGCAGCACCCCGGCGCCGAGCCGCACGCGCACCAGGTCCTGGTCGACCCGAGCGGGCTGTGGGTCGTGGCGGTGGACCTCGGCGCCGACGCGGTGTTCGTCCACGCCCTCGACACCACCGCCGGCACGCTCACCCAGCACCAGCACCTGGAGCTGCCCGCCGGCACCGGACCGCGCCACCTGGCCTTCCACGGCGACCGGGCCTACCTGCTGGCCGAGCTGAAGTCCGAGATCACCGTGCTGGCCTGGGACCCCGACACCGGGCAGTTCACGCCCGGCCAGGTCATCGGCACCCGCGAACCCGGCGCCGACGGCGAGAACTTCCCGGCGGAGGTCGCGGTCAGCCGCGACGCCCAGTACGTCTACGCCTCCAACCGCGGCGACAACACCATCGCCACCTTCGCGGTCACCGACGACGGCCTGGAGTTCCGGGGCACCACGCCGACCGGCGGCGACTGGCCGCGCCACTTCGCCCTCGACCCGGAGGAGACGTCGGTCTACGTCGCCAACCAGCGTTCCGGGGCGATCACCCGGCTGGCCCGCGACCCGGGCTCCGGCGCGCTCTCCCCCACCGAGGACGTCTACGAGTGCCCGTCGGTCGCCGTCATCACCTTCCACGGCTGA
- a CDS encoding cellulase family glycosylhydrolase produces MIAGVLSTVLTATLLHPVPPAPAEPDLAATWTGPLHTEGRYIVDADGDRFKLKAGNWHGASGTYLGSGDVDDPANHHAGENSHGIPLGLDRAPMDEILDSFAELGLNSVRLPFANDMIHDEAVVPDEAVAANPQLRGMTRLQVYDAAVSALTERGFAVILNNHTGTSRWCCGIDGNERWNSSQSDEQWEQDWLFMARRYRDNPRVVGADLYNEVRRDLFDDPNWGLGDEHDWFAASQRAGDRILTEANPNLLIIIEGINWVGLPVDGLPHGRPTLEPVRTLSHTLAEPGKLVYSAHFYGYTGPNHSGATGVGETSDPRYQDLSREELYEVLQRQAFFVTEDGRPCTAPLWISEFGVGGRDEQDPGARAWFENFVDFLVAHDTDFAYWPLVGWHEDREGNGWALVHWDSAGNRMFLDDGDDWRADAWHRLVDGSPHEVRGEQPVHPGLAVRGVRPPVEQPPAGSAPPISRGR; encoded by the coding sequence ATGATCGCCGGGGTGCTCAGCACGGTCCTCACCGCGACGCTGCTCCACCCGGTCCCGCCCGCCCCGGCGGAACCCGACCTCGCCGCGACGTGGACCGGTCCGCTGCACACCGAAGGGCGCTACATCGTCGACGCCGACGGCGACCGCTTCAAGCTCAAGGCCGGAAACTGGCACGGCGCCAGCGGGACCTACCTCGGCAGCGGCGACGTCGACGACCCCGCCAACCACCACGCGGGCGAGAACAGCCACGGCATCCCGCTGGGCCTGGACCGGGCGCCGATGGACGAGATCCTGGACAGCTTCGCCGAACTCGGGCTCAACAGCGTCCGGCTGCCCTTCGCCAACGACATGATCCACGACGAGGCGGTCGTGCCGGACGAGGCGGTGGCGGCGAACCCGCAGCTGCGCGGCATGACCCGCCTGCAGGTCTACGACGCCGCGGTGTCCGCGCTCACCGAGCGGGGTTTCGCCGTCATCCTGAACAACCACACCGGCACCAGCCGGTGGTGCTGCGGGATCGACGGCAACGAGCGGTGGAACAGCAGCCAGAGCGACGAGCAGTGGGAGCAGGACTGGCTGTTCATGGCGCGCCGCTACCGCGACAACCCGCGCGTGGTCGGCGCCGACCTCTACAACGAGGTGCGCCGCGACCTCTTCGACGACCCCAACTGGGGGCTCGGGGACGAGCACGACTGGTTCGCCGCCTCGCAGCGCGCGGGGGACCGGATCCTCACCGAGGCCAACCCGAACCTGCTCATCATCATCGAGGGGATCAACTGGGTCGGGCTCCCGGTCGACGGGCTCCCGCACGGCCGCCCGACGCTGGAACCGGTCCGCACGCTGTCGCACACGCTGGCGGAGCCCGGGAAGCTGGTGTACTCCGCGCACTTCTACGGCTACACCGGCCCGAACCACTCCGGCGCCACCGGCGTGGGGGAGACCAGCGACCCGCGCTACCAGGACCTGTCCCGCGAGGAGCTGTACGAGGTGCTGCAGCGCCAGGCGTTCTTCGTGACCGAGGACGGCCGGCCCTGCACCGCACCGCTGTGGATCAGCGAGTTCGGCGTGGGCGGGCGCGACGAGCAGGACCCGGGGGCCCGGGCGTGGTTCGAGAACTTCGTGGACTTCCTCGTCGCCCACGACACCGACTTCGCCTACTGGCCCCTGGTCGGCTGGCACGAGGACCGCGAGGGCAACGGCTGGGCACTGGTCCACTGGGACAGCGCAGGCAACCGCATGTTCCTCGACGACGGCGACGACTGGCGCGCCGACGCCTGGCACCGCCTGGTCGACGGCTCACCCCACGAGGTCCGCGGGGAGCAGCCGGTGCACCCGGGCCTCGCGGTCCGGGGCGTCCGGCCACCGGTCGAGCAGCCGCCAGCCGGATCGGCGCCGCCGATCAGCCGTGGAAGGTGA
- a CDS encoding extracellular solute-binding protein, with translation MRAWKALTITALGALLTACGPPQVHQDAPTADERAGTLRVWLFDEASRGPKQAVVDEAVARFEAEHQGVEVDVQYIPVDTRAERFTGAFNDPASAPDVAEYGNTDLAGYVAAGGLADLTDELARWPEAADLDPAVLETAKVDGRVYGVPWYTGVRALYYRTDVFAELGLQPPRTTAELVDTAQRIRQARPDLYGISVGGKYHYALMPFIWAAGGDLARQEGDHWVSTVDEPAARQGVATYASLISGGACPPEQCADMTGSQAVQAFASGKAAMTIGGDFNRAAVDAGAAGGKYAVVPLPGTTPGSIAPAFAGGNMLGVLESSQRATLAQEFVQLLAGKEYQRTMYEAMGNLPVFTDVQRQLVGADPAVAPFVQTLQAGTRFVPTTAGWSEIDARGVLPTMVQQVVRGTTVERATSAAAARMDDVFGDR, from the coding sequence ATGCGCGCCTGGAAAGCCCTCACCATCACCGCCCTCGGCGCGTTGCTCACGGCGTGCGGCCCTCCGCAGGTTCACCAGGACGCACCCACCGCCGACGAACGCGCCGGCACCCTGCGGGTCTGGCTGTTCGACGAGGCGAGCCGCGGCCCCAAGCAGGCCGTCGTGGACGAGGCGGTGGCCCGGTTCGAGGCCGAGCACCAGGGCGTCGAGGTCGACGTGCAGTACATCCCCGTGGACACCCGCGCGGAACGGTTCACCGGCGCGTTCAACGACCCGGCCAGCGCTCCGGACGTCGCCGAGTACGGCAACACCGACCTGGCCGGCTACGTCGCCGCGGGCGGCCTGGCCGACCTGACCGACGAGCTCGCCCGGTGGCCGGAAGCCGCCGACCTGGACCCGGCGGTGCTGGAGACCGCGAAGGTCGACGGGAGGGTCTACGGCGTGCCCTGGTACACCGGGGTCCGCGCGCTGTACTACCGCACCGACGTCTTCGCCGAGCTCGGCCTGCAGCCGCCGCGCACCACCGCCGAACTCGTCGACACCGCGCAGCGGATCCGCCAGGCGCGCCCCGACCTCTACGGCATCTCCGTCGGCGGCAAGTACCACTACGCGCTGATGCCGTTCATCTGGGCCGCCGGCGGCGACCTGGCGCGCCAGGAGGGCGACCACTGGGTCTCCACTGTGGACGAACCGGCGGCCCGGCAGGGCGTGGCCACCTACGCGTCGCTGATCAGCGGCGGCGCGTGCCCGCCGGAGCAGTGCGCGGACATGACCGGCAGCCAGGCCGTGCAGGCGTTCGCCTCCGGCAAGGCCGCGATGACCATCGGCGGCGACTTCAACCGCGCCGCCGTGGACGCCGGCGCGGCCGGTGGGAAGTACGCCGTGGTCCCGCTGCCCGGTACCACGCCCGGGTCGATCGCCCCGGCCTTCGCCGGCGGCAACATGCTCGGCGTGCTGGAGTCCTCCCAGCGCGCCACGCTGGCGCAGGAGTTCGTGCAGCTGCTGGCGGGCAAGGAGTACCAGCGCACGATGTACGAGGCGATGGGCAACCTGCCGGTGTTCACCGACGTGCAGCGGCAGCTCGTCGGTGCCGATCCCGCGGTGGCGCCGTTCGTGCAGACCCTGCAGGCCGGCACCCGGTTCGTGCCCACCACGGCGGGCTGGTCCGAGATCGACGCGCGAGGCGTGCTGCCCACGATGGTGCAGCAGGTCGTCCGCGGCACCACCGTGGAGCGGGCCACGTCCGCGGCGGCCGCGCGGATGGACGACGTGTTCGGGGACCGCTGA
- a CDS encoding carbohydrate ABC transporter permease, producing MAALLYLAPAGLVLVLMMGYPLYQLVQISLYEYGQAQASGGAPLEFLGAGNYLTLLGDAQFWTVLVQTCLFAAVCVVGSLAVGIALAVLATRIRPLPRLLLFLAAIGAWATPAMAGSTVWLFLFDQDFGLVNEVLTGIGVDGAAGFSWTYDKYVAFGLVAAEVIWCSFPFVLVTTYAGLTGIPSEVVEAAALDGASAWRTARTVLLPMLRPVLVIATIQSIIWDFKIFTQIYVMTNGGGVAGQNLVLNVYAYQEAFAGADYGLGSAIGVVMTVLLVLITLAYLRAQRKDGAVA from the coding sequence ATGGCCGCACTGCTCTACCTGGCCCCGGCCGGGCTGGTGCTCGTCCTCATGATGGGCTACCCGCTCTACCAGCTGGTGCAGATCTCGCTCTACGAGTACGGGCAGGCGCAGGCCTCCGGCGGCGCTCCGCTGGAGTTCCTCGGCGCGGGCAACTACCTGACGCTGCTGGGCGACGCGCAGTTCTGGACGGTCCTGGTGCAGACCTGCCTGTTCGCCGCGGTGTGCGTGGTCGGCAGCCTGGCGGTCGGCATCGCCCTCGCCGTGCTGGCCACCAGGATCCGGCCGCTGCCACGACTGCTGCTGTTCCTGGCCGCGATCGGCGCCTGGGCCACTCCGGCGATGGCCGGCTCCACCGTCTGGCTGTTCCTGTTCGACCAGGACTTCGGTCTGGTCAACGAGGTGCTCACCGGGATCGGCGTGGACGGCGCGGCCGGGTTCTCCTGGACCTACGACAAGTACGTCGCCTTCGGCCTGGTGGCCGCCGAGGTGATCTGGTGCTCGTTCCCGTTCGTGCTGGTGACCACCTACGCCGGGCTCACCGGCATCCCGAGCGAGGTGGTGGAGGCCGCGGCGCTGGACGGTGCGTCGGCGTGGCGGACCGCGCGCACCGTGCTGCTGCCGATGCTCCGGCCGGTGCTGGTGATCGCCACCATCCAGTCGATCATCTGGGACTTCAAGATCTTCACCCAGATCTACGTGATGACCAACGGCGGCGGCGTGGCCGGGCAGAACCTGGTGCTCAACGTCTACGCCTACCAGGAGGCGTTCGCCGGGGCGGACTACGGGCTGGGCTCGGCGATCGGCGTGGTGATGACCGTGCTGCTGGTGCTCATCACGCTGGCCTACCTGCGCGCGCAGCGGAAGGACGGTGCGGTGGCGTGA
- a CDS encoding ABC transporter permease subunit, which produces MRSSRKPRVADAVAVLVAAVVAFPLYWMVLSAFKPEGELLSTDPRPWTFAPTLDGFRRVFTVEGLGGYFVNSLVVAVAVVLLSVLLSFLAAVALTRFRFRGRTVLLVMVLVAQMVPVEALTIPLFFLMRQVGDVAPAFGLNHLGSLVLVHLAFSLPLAIWVLRGFVAAVPEELQEAATLDGAGRARFVWQVLFPLVAPGLVATSVLSFIHAWNDFLFAKTFIISATENQTLPMAILVFFTPEGNDWGAIMAGSTLMTIPVLVFFVLVQRKLVAGLAGAVKG; this is translated from the coding sequence GTGAGGTCGTCGCGCAAGCCCCGGGTCGCCGACGCGGTGGCGGTGCTCGTCGCCGCCGTGGTGGCGTTCCCGCTGTACTGGATGGTGCTCTCGGCGTTCAAGCCGGAGGGCGAGCTGCTGTCCACCGATCCGCGGCCGTGGACCTTCGCCCCGACCCTGGACGGGTTCCGCCGGGTGTTCACAGTGGAGGGTCTCGGCGGCTACTTCGTGAACAGCCTCGTGGTGGCCGTCGCGGTGGTGCTGCTGTCGGTGCTCCTGTCGTTCCTGGCGGCGGTGGCGCTGACCCGGTTCCGGTTCCGGGGGCGCACCGTGCTGCTGGTGATGGTCCTGGTCGCGCAGATGGTCCCCGTGGAGGCGCTGACCATCCCGCTGTTCTTCCTGATGCGCCAGGTCGGCGACGTGGCCCCGGCCTTCGGGCTCAACCACCTCGGGTCGCTGGTGCTGGTGCACCTGGCGTTCAGCCTGCCGCTGGCCATCTGGGTGCTGCGCGGGTTCGTGGCCGCCGTCCCCGAGGAGCTGCAGGAGGCCGCCACGCTGGACGGCGCCGGCCGGGCCCGCTTCGTCTGGCAGGTCCTCTTCCCGCTCGTGGCGCCGGGTCTGGTGGCCACCAGCGTGCTGTCGTTCATCCACGCCTGGAACGACTTCCTGTTCGCCAAGACCTTCATCATCTCCGCGACGGAGAACCAGACGCTGCCAATGGCGATCCTGGTGTTCTTCACGCCCGAGGGCAACGATTGGGGGGCCATCATGGCGGGTTCGACGCTGATGACGATCCCGGTGCTCGTCTTCTTCGTGCTGGTCCAGCGCAAGCTGGTCGCCGGACTGGCCGGGGCGGTGAAGGGATGA